Within the Emticicia oligotrophica DSM 17448 genome, the region AGATTTTTAGGCATTCCTACCACAAAAGCCTCAACTGCTTCATTTTGAGTATATTTTTTTAAATAATCCAATAGCGAATCTGTCGGCACGGTTTCAAGGGCCGAAGCAATGATTTTGGAAGGGTCTGTCACGGCCAAACCCGTACGTTTTGCACCATAATCAATGGCGAGAATTCTTGGCATAATAGTTAAGACAAGTTTGTAACTTATCAGTTAATAGCTATTTGACAGGTTACAAACCTGTCTTACTTAAATTTCACAACTTCTTTGCCTCTTCCCAAAATACATCCATTTCGGCTAGAGTCATATCTTTTAGGTTTTTGTTAGCTTCTTTGGCTTTTGTTTCTAAATATTGAAAACGCTTAATGAATTTCTTATTGGTACGTTCGAGGGCCGTTTCTGGGTTAATATTAATAAATCGGGCATAATTTACCAACGAGAAAAGCAAATCACCAAATTCACCTTCCGCTTTATCTTTATCAATGGCTTGGTCGGTTTCAACATCAAACATTTCTTTAAACTCGCCCATTTCTTCTTCAACTTTTGCCCAAACCTGACTTTTCTCCTCCCAATCAAAACCCACGCCTCGAGCCTTTTCTTGAATTCTCATGGATTTTACTAATGCTGGTAAAGAAGTTGGCACTCCACCTAACACCGATTTATTGCCTTCTTTTAGTTTTAGTTGTTCCCAATTTCGTTTTACTTCTTCCTCGGTTTCGGCTTTTACATCACCGTAAATGTGTGGGTGACGCGAAACCAATTTATCACAAACCGAATGTAGCACATCCGCCACATCAAAATCTCCGGTTTCAGAGGCAATTTTCGAATAAAAAACCAAATGAAGCATAATATCGCCCAATTCTTTCTTTATTTCTGGTAAATTCTTCTCCAAAATAGCATCTGAAAGTTCATAGGTTTCTTCGATTGTCAGGTGGCGAAGGCTATCCATTGTTTGCTTTTTATCCCACGGACATTGCTCACGAAGTTCGTCCATGATTGTCAGTAATCTATCAAATGCTAAAAGT harbors:
- the mazG gene encoding nucleoside triphosphate pyrophosphohydrolase, whose protein sequence is MSNKLPPIFPPQRMEKLLAFDRLLTIMDELREQCPWDKKQTMDSLRHLTIEETYELSDAILEKNLPEIKKELGDIMLHLVFYSKIASETGDFDVADVLHSVCDKLVSRHPHIYGDVKAETEEEVKRNWEQLKLKEGNKSVLGGVPTSLPALVKSMRIQEKARGVGFDWEEKSQVWAKVEEEMGEFKEMFDVETDQAIDKDKAEGEFGDLLFSLVNYARFININPETALERTNKKFIKRFQYLETKAKEANKNLKDMTLAEMDVFWEEAKKL